In [Leptolyngbya] sp. PCC 7376, a genomic segment contains:
- a CDS encoding succinylglutamate desuccinylase/aspartoacylase family protein: MIPSIETIDLFQLASGDRLAIQVYKFVGAQPGAKVYIQANLHGCEIVGNAVVHQLIEYLSDVDKGAIAGEIWLVPTCNPLGTNQRGHFYATGGFHSYSGEDWNRIFWEYEPTVDELSQFVDKHLGSDEAEIIQAYRGQILAAFEKELAKQNHPCGVSVPEYFRGKLQCLCLDADYVIDIHSSSNDGLDFVYYFPNRETQASWFNFDYSILLTQGGDYAFDEAFIWPWIVLEKAFAETGQKIKLAVDGCTLELGSGMKMRPSSVAKGLASIKNYLAHRGILSAEIPEATTTKCLPSGNITRYRATVGGMIGDRLPLGQAVKAGEKLYDILSFNRQGKLPKVTTINSMVDGIVFDLAISESANQGEYVMSVLETN, translated from the coding sequence ATGATTCCTTCTATTGAAACCATCGATTTATTTCAACTTGCTTCTGGCGATCGCCTTGCCATTCAGGTCTATAAATTTGTGGGAGCCCAGCCCGGTGCAAAAGTTTATATTCAGGCGAATCTCCATGGCTGTGAGATTGTGGGCAATGCTGTTGTTCATCAGTTAATTGAATATTTGAGTGATGTCGATAAGGGGGCGATCGCCGGAGAGATTTGGCTAGTGCCCACTTGCAATCCTCTGGGTACAAATCAGCGTGGCCACTTCTATGCGACAGGTGGTTTCCATTCCTATAGTGGCGAAGATTGGAATCGGATTTTTTGGGAATATGAGCCAACTGTAGATGAACTAAGTCAATTTGTAGACAAGCATTTAGGCAGTGACGAAGCCGAAATCATCCAAGCCTATCGAGGTCAAATTCTAGCTGCCTTTGAGAAAGAATTAGCCAAGCAAAATCATCCCTGTGGTGTCTCGGTTCCTGAATATTTTCGAGGAAAGCTCCAATGTCTTTGTTTGGATGCTGACTATGTAATCGATATCCACAGCTCCAGCAATGACGGCCTGGATTTTGTCTACTACTTTCCCAATCGTGAAACTCAGGCCAGTTGGTTTAATTTTGACTACAGCATTTTGCTGACTCAGGGTGGCGACTATGCCTTTGATGAAGCTTTTATTTGGCCCTGGATTGTCCTCGAAAAAGCATTTGCGGAGACTGGACAAAAGATTAAATTGGCAGTAGACGGCTGCACTTTGGAACTGGGTAGTGGTATGAAAATGCGTCCATCCTCTGTGGCAAAAGGATTAGCAAGTATCAAAAACTATTTAGCTCATCGCGGTATTCTCTCAGCAGAAATTCCTGAAGCAACGACAACCAAATGTTTACCTAGCGGGAATATTACTCGTTATCGTGCGACCGTTGGTGGAATGATCGGCGATCGCCTTCCTCTCGGCCAAGCCGTCAAAGCGGGAGAAAAACTCTATGACATTTTGAGCTTTAATCGCCAAGGAAAGCTGCCAAAAGTGACCACTATTAATTCGATGGTCGATGGCATTGTGTTTGACTTAGCCATCAGCGAATCCGCCAACCAAGGAGAATATGTAATGTCGGTTTTAGAAACAAATTAA
- a CDS encoding bis-aminopropyl spermidine synthase family protein encodes MKTTSLVAAGFGSLLCSSVVSFGAIAIVNAQIPTTFEVGDTFELHTKTQLQGLTNDYFGYTETESDRRTYTVSDITGDVITWKVDTEFSYSDNEGGNTSRSGNFTVKTHAKTREYLEETFDGFPIDKDYNTFDFAWFYLPPGTAQPDTSIQILGDTFTIAPATTLQKGGFNQEAIPASQAEPSQRIVNNTEYDDDGEWTLDSQTTNYFYGPTNGILLYGDWEATGYTDYGSFRWTSTTTLSTGEVIANETAPTPPAVAPTTNPAPPRKTTPSQPQNPLLDWLQRLVLLNFAGAGVTGSVMLRRKALRNHVEKVIAFAKTNQGDQSEILTRSLSAWQANDIKYQDLLANIDPDHSFQLREGMYVINDVDDRLGIVDIKADKRLSSQLLTSKKHNLILLYRLALGIANANDTTQWHIDEHPDNSPNNINLAKIPEQIQPYIEPSKGFAIADPSSLSAFQHHISLSSPLEPIKALLARRKMMDYSLGQAPLSPASHERKVKEILNMLPRQVLLVGDDDLVAISLARQGVEVCILEIDPYTCALISHIAEQEKLPITIYQHDLRKALPAELNTKFDLFVTDSDFTIEAFFLFLNRGLSLLNPDGIGLINFENKGGQLFKAKYMLELLQVKVLREVRDRWTYNILQNVKVEVGRRQVGKTVHIDYETDIRLGQAQYSSLMFCIQRTNDTQIILTADQDFAGDSDSIYDYDDD; translated from the coding sequence ATGAAAACAACGTCCCTTGTCGCAGCCGGTTTTGGTAGTTTGCTCTGTAGCAGTGTGGTTAGCTTTGGGGCGATCGCCATCGTAAATGCCCAAATTCCTACGACATTCGAAGTCGGCGACACCTTTGAGTTGCATACGAAAACTCAATTGCAAGGATTGACGAATGATTATTTTGGCTATACCGAAACTGAGAGCGATCGCCGCACCTATACCGTGAGCGACATTACTGGGGATGTGATCACCTGGAAGGTCGATACAGAATTTAGTTACTCGGATAATGAAGGTGGCAACACCAGTCGAAGCGGCAACTTTACGGTCAAAACCCATGCCAAAACCCGCGAATATTTAGAGGAGACTTTTGATGGTTTCCCAATTGATAAAGACTACAATACCTTTGATTTTGCTTGGTTCTACCTTCCCCCTGGCACCGCTCAACCGGATACATCAATACAGATTTTGGGGGATACTTTCACCATTGCTCCCGCCACAACTCTGCAAAAAGGAGGCTTCAATCAGGAAGCGATTCCCGCCTCTCAAGCGGAACCTTCCCAGCGCATAGTCAACAACACCGAATATGATGACGATGGTGAATGGACTTTAGATAGCCAAACTACTAATTATTTTTATGGGCCAACTAATGGAATATTGCTCTACGGAGATTGGGAGGCCACTGGCTATACCGATTATGGTTCCTTTCGCTGGACTTCCACCACAACCCTTTCTACCGGTGAGGTGATCGCCAATGAAACAGCACCAACTCCTCCTGCCGTAGCCCCTACAACGAACCCTGCTCCCCCTAGAAAGACAACTCCTTCCCAACCACAAAACCCTCTCCTGGACTGGCTCCAGAGGCTAGTTCTGTTGAATTTTGCAGGGGCTGGCGTTACCGGAAGCGTTATGTTGCGGCGAAAAGCTCTGCGTAATCATGTCGAAAAAGTGATTGCATTTGCAAAAACAAATCAGGGCGATCAGAGCGAAATCTTAACTCGCTCTCTATCAGCTTGGCAGGCCAATGACATCAAATATCAGGATTTATTGGCAAATATCGATCCAGATCATTCCTTTCAACTCCGTGAAGGAATGTATGTGATTAATGATGTAGATGATCGCCTGGGCATTGTCGATATCAAGGCAGACAAGCGCTTATCCAGCCAATTACTCACCTCGAAAAAACATAACCTAATTTTGTTGTACCGACTGGCATTAGGTATTGCGAATGCCAATGACACAACCCAATGGCATATAGATGAGCATCCAGATAACTCCCCCAACAACATCAACTTGGCGAAAATTCCTGAACAAATTCAACCCTACATTGAGCCCTCTAAAGGCTTTGCGATCGCCGATCCATCAAGTTTGTCTGCTTTTCAGCACCATATTTCTCTTTCTAGCCCATTAGAACCAATAAAAGCCTTACTCGCTCGTCGCAAGATGATGGATTATTCCCTTGGCCAAGCACCATTATCTCCGGCGTCTCATGAGCGCAAGGTTAAAGAAATTCTCAACATGCTACCGCGACAGGTTCTATTAGTGGGAGACGATGATTTGGTGGCTATTTCCCTAGCAAGACAAGGCGTTGAAGTATGCATCCTCGAAATTGATCCCTATACCTGTGCTCTTATTAGCCACATCGCCGAGCAGGAAAAACTTCCCATCACTATCTACCAACACGATTTACGCAAAGCTTTACCAGCAGAACTAAACACTAAATTTGATTTATTTGTCACAGACTCAGACTTTACTATTGAAGCTTTTTTCCTATTCCTGAATCGTGGACTATCCTTACTAAATCCTGATGGTATTGGTTTAATTAACTTTGAAAATAAGGGCGGTCAACTCTTTAAAGCAAAATATATGTTGGAGCTATTACAAGTAAAAGTTCTCCGAGAGGTGCGCGATCGCTGGACTTACAATATCCTCCAAAACGTGAAGGTCGAAGTCGGCAGAAGACAAGTTGGTAAGACAGTTCACATCGACTACGAAACGGATATTCGTCTCGGTCAAGCTCAATATTCCTCTCTAATGTTCTGTATTCAACGGACAAACGACACCCAAATCATTTTGACTGCCGACCAAGATTTTGCTGGGGATAGCGACTCCATTTATGACTACGACGATGACTAA
- a CDS encoding N-acetyltransferase produces the protein MTTTMTNIRVVQSKDVDLILNTGIDGLADIEQWLSKRKLAFFLTENIYIAYLAFVDIKEEPIGVIMGGLEEEGRVWVEMLSVSSDYRRRGVGTALMDQLINTAEIVSARGLMVDIDHDNYGALKFYKRFGFKRVGHMNQYYYDSSKALIYFYEL, from the coding sequence ATGACTACGACGATGACTAATATTCGGGTAGTGCAGTCAAAGGATGTCGACCTTATTTTAAATACGGGAATTGACGGTCTCGCCGATATCGAGCAATGGCTTTCCAAACGGAAATTAGCATTTTTCCTCACCGAAAACATTTATATTGCTTACCTTGCTTTTGTGGATATAAAGGAAGAGCCAATTGGTGTCATCATGGGCGGTTTAGAAGAAGAAGGTCGAGTCTGGGTCGAAATGCTGTCGGTTTCGTCAGATTATCGTCGTCGAGGAGTGGGAACCGCTTTAATGGATCAATTGATTAATACTGCTGAAATTGTTTCGGCGCGGGGGTTAATGGTGGATATTGATCATGATAATTACGGAGCATTAAAGTTTTATAAGCGATTTGGGTTTAAACGGGTAGGCCATATGAATCAGTATTATTACGACTCTTCTAAGGCTTTGATCTATTTTTATGAGTTGTAG
- a CDS encoding adenylate kinase gives MGESRKNFHRFSSSDFIETLLDGSVMMRLVLLGGPGAGKSTQSRFLCEKFQLQRVSVGDILRQAIADQTDLGKQAESYVNQGKLIPDPLIIEFMRDRLTRPDMVNGWVLEGYPRTAFQAEELDFLLDDLSQTLNKAIYFKVDEQVLSERSQARGLTDDTPEAIRERLKAFRESTEPILDYYSPRQKLLTVDAGQAIEAVSAELLSGLQ, from the coding sequence GTGGGAGAAAGCAGGAAAAATTTTCACCGCTTCTCCAGTAGTGACTTTATTGAAACGCTTTTGGATGGTTCGGTCATGATGCGTCTTGTTCTTCTCGGTGGCCCTGGTGCTGGGAAAAGTACCCAGTCAAGGTTTCTCTGCGAAAAGTTTCAGCTCCAACGGGTCTCTGTAGGCGATATTCTCCGGCAGGCGATCGCCGATCAAACTGACCTTGGCAAACAAGCGGAATCCTATGTCAACCAAGGCAAACTGATTCCCGATCCGCTAATTATTGAATTTATGCGCGATCGCCTCACGCGACCAGATATGGTCAATGGTTGGGTGTTGGAAGGCTATCCTCGCACTGCATTTCAGGCAGAAGAACTTGATTTTTTGCTAGATGATTTGAGTCAAACCTTAAATAAAGCCATCTATTTCAAAGTGGATGAGCAGGTACTGAGTGAACGTTCCCAAGCTCGCGGTTTAACTGACGATACCCCAGAAGCAATTCGAGAACGACTGAAAGCATTTCGAGAAAGTACTGAGCCGATCTTGGATTATTATTCCCCTCGTCAAAAGCTCTTAACTGTCGATGCTGGACAAGCAATCGAAGCAGTGAGTGCAGAGTTGCTTAGCGGTTTACAATAA
- a CDS encoding histone deacetylase, with the protein MIYLIYSEQFLEHDTGRPHPESFRRLVSITKALHEISWANQLQWHEPKAITERDPMPWILKLHSPEYLGELKKVADSGGAHWDPDTVVSSRSYEVALLAVNACLDGIDKILATGGPAFALVRPPGHHAVRSNAMGFCLLGSVAITAHYALSFENISRVAILDWDVHHGNGTEYLVEDNPDILYCSLHQYPAYPGTGKASFTGKHNNVLNIPMAPGSNGVAYRHQFESAVLPRLRQFQPDILLVSAGYDASAKDPLAGMNLEPSDYKRFSEYCQTLKCPILFALEGGYHLKDLAESVVATLEPFVN; encoded by the coding sequence ATGATCTACCTCATTTATTCCGAGCAGTTTTTAGAACATGACACTGGGCGACCACACCCGGAAAGTTTTCGTCGGTTGGTTTCTATTACTAAAGCGCTCCATGAAATTTCTTGGGCTAATCAACTCCAATGGCATGAACCCAAGGCCATTACAGAACGCGATCCGATGCCTTGGATTTTGAAATTACATTCGCCAGAATATCTCGGTGAATTGAAGAAGGTTGCGGATTCTGGTGGTGCTCATTGGGATCCAGATACGGTTGTTTCGTCTCGCAGTTATGAGGTGGCTTTGCTCGCGGTCAATGCTTGTCTGGATGGCATCGATAAAATTCTTGCGACTGGTGGACCTGCTTTTGCCTTAGTGCGTCCGCCAGGTCACCACGCTGTGCGTAGTAATGCGATGGGTTTTTGTCTCCTCGGTAGTGTGGCGATCACCGCCCATTATGCTCTTAGCTTTGAGAATATTAGCCGTGTGGCAATTTTGGATTGGGATGTCCATCATGGTAATGGCACAGAATATTTAGTTGAAGATAATCCGGATATTCTCTATTGTTCGCTCCATCAATATCCCGCTTATCCCGGCACTGGCAAAGCAAGCTTTACGGGCAAACATAATAATGTCCTCAATATTCCGATGGCTCCGGGGTCAAATGGGGTAGCCTATCGCCATCAGTTTGAGTCAGCGGTTTTGCCGCGTTTGCGTCAGTTTCAGCCGGATATTTTGCTCGTGAGTGCGGGTTATGATGCGTCGGCAAAAGATCCGCTTGCTGGTATGAATCTTGAACCCTCTGACTACAAAAGATTTAGTGAGTATTGTCAAACTTTAAAGTGCCCAATTTTATTTGCTCTTGAAGGTGGCTATCATCTTAAAGACCTTGCTGAATCTGTTGTTGCCACCCTCGAACCTTTCGTGAATTAA
- a CDS encoding anhydro-N-acetylmuramic acid kinase, which produces MKVIGLMSGTSIDGIDAALTNIEGNAENLQVKLLGFCTYPYPAELRQELLDICAGKLISVEHLATINDQVAQVFAMAAAKLQQKFGKAELIGSHGQTIFHRPPQNNLGFSWQIGRGEAIAHATNLPTVSNFRQGDIAAGGQGAPLVPKVDAYLLAHPTKHRCVQNLGGIGNVTYLPPKSEPDWDNRVIGWDTGPGNVLLDLAIQKLTDGKQAYDQDGVWASQGTPNTELLEQWLSDPFIEQLPPKSTGREYFGVDFLEKCWQQAQSQTLSEADWLASLTEFTARTVIENYRLFLPQMPDEILLCGGGARNSYLRDRLQNLAGNIPVGITDEAGVHHDAKEAIASFAVLAYWRYAHQFPGNLPKVTGANRPMLLGEIHEPLGD; this is translated from the coding sequence ATGAAAGTTATTGGTTTAATGAGCGGTACTTCAATCGATGGCATCGACGCAGCTCTCACAAACATTGAAGGGAACGCCGAAAATTTACAGGTTAAACTACTGGGATTTTGCACTTATCCCTATCCTGCAGAACTACGGCAAGAATTACTCGATATCTGTGCGGGCAAACTGATTAGTGTCGAGCATTTAGCCACCATCAATGATCAAGTCGCTCAAGTTTTTGCAATGGCAGCAGCAAAGCTCCAACAAAAATTTGGCAAAGCAGAATTGATCGGCTCCCACGGTCAAACAATTTTTCATCGTCCTCCTCAAAATAATCTCGGGTTTAGTTGGCAAATAGGACGAGGTGAGGCGATCGCCCATGCAACGAACCTACCGACAGTTAGTAATTTTCGACAGGGAGACATTGCAGCAGGCGGACAAGGTGCGCCATTAGTGCCAAAAGTTGATGCTTATTTACTGGCTCATCCGACAAAACATCGCTGTGTTCAGAATTTAGGCGGCATCGGTAATGTCACATATTTACCTCCAAAAAGTGAGCCTGATTGGGATAATCGCGTTATTGGTTGGGATACAGGCCCAGGTAATGTCTTATTAGATCTCGCGATTCAGAAACTAACCGATGGCAAACAAGCCTATGACCAAGATGGAGTCTGGGCCTCCCAAGGCACGCCGAATACAGAGCTACTAGAACAATGGCTGAGTGATCCATTTATTGAGCAACTGCCCCCCAAATCTACAGGCCGAGAATATTTTGGAGTGGATTTTCTCGAAAAATGTTGGCAACAGGCGCAGTCTCAAACTCTTTCTGAGGCAGATTGGCTAGCGAGTTTAACGGAATTCACAGCGCGTACAGTAATCGAAAATTACCGCTTATTTTTACCGCAGATGCCCGATGAGATTTTGCTCTGTGGTGGTGGTGCGCGCAATAGTTATCTCCGTGATCGCCTCCAAAATTTGGCGGGAAATATTCCAGTGGGTATTACCGATGAGGCAGGTGTTCACCATGATGCAAAGGAGGCGATCGCCTCCTTTGCAGTGTTGGCGTATTGGCGATATGCCCATCAATTCCCTGGCAACTTACCGAAAGTCACCGGGGCAAATCGCCCAATGTTACTCGGAGAAATCCACGAACCGCTTGGTGATTAA
- a CDS encoding CheR family methyltransferase, whose protein sequence is MPVVTLPDIQKIRDLVGDHLGFSFSAIEHQRLEKTVYRELEHLNLDLVAEYLTVLQMSTIWEPVWQRLIVSLANPESYFFRDQSQFELLRSKILPELIQRRASEKTLKLWSAGCAAGEEVYSLAILLKELISDIDTWQITIFGTDINTEALAIAEKGEYGEFSLRLQDLALCEQHFTSDGDRHQIKPELRQFVEFHPLNLLDSTLPECFQDIDLILCRHVFIHLETQAIAKILAHFKQALRPDGYLITGHSELYGLTLTDFRAHIYAGSLIYQPQLEPQSNLAMFSLPSFTNLQWQSSPLPERGLKLSDPIFDPNQVVQYPNQSQSQLNTLIRHRRYAQAIALLEQQSSNGQYNFQTHYTLACLHAHLGQYPPAAHHCYQALELNHMSEPPCYLLAQIAMIQGEKDEAKRILLQILFFNTEAALAYYDLAQIYYLENDGEHAQSLEQKAFALLQDLDLDQVLDPFRQYTVQQLYDEINVRQALIS, encoded by the coding sequence TTGCCTGTTGTAACCTTGCCGGATATTCAAAAAATTCGTGATTTGGTGGGCGATCACCTAGGGTTTTCTTTCTCTGCGATAGAACATCAACGGTTAGAAAAAACGGTTTACCGTGAATTAGAGCATTTAAATTTGGATCTGGTTGCCGAATATTTGACGGTCTTACAGATGTCTACGATTTGGGAGCCTGTCTGGCAGCGGTTAATTGTTTCCCTCGCAAACCCAGAAAGTTATTTTTTCCGTGATCAGAGTCAGTTTGAGCTATTGCGTTCAAAGATTTTGCCAGAGCTTATTCAGCGGCGAGCATCAGAAAAAACCTTAAAGCTATGGTCAGCGGGCTGTGCTGCAGGAGAAGAGGTTTATTCCCTCGCCATTTTATTAAAAGAGTTGATCTCGGATATCGATACGTGGCAAATCACAATTTTTGGGACAGACATTAATACTGAAGCTTTGGCGATCGCCGAAAAAGGTGAATATGGCGAGTTTTCTCTGCGGTTACAAGATCTAGCTTTATGTGAGCAGCATTTTACCTCTGATGGCGATCGCCATCAGATCAAACCAGAATTACGCCAATTTGTTGAATTCCATCCTCTCAATCTACTGGATTCAACCCTGCCAGAATGCTTTCAAGATATTGATTTAATTCTTTGCCGCCATGTGTTTATTCATTTAGAAACGCAGGCGATCGCAAAAATCCTAGCCCACTTCAAACAAGCCTTAAGACCTGATGGCTATCTGATCACTGGGCATAGTGAATTGTATGGCCTGACCCTCACAGATTTTCGGGCTCATATTTATGCTGGGTCTTTAATCTATCAACCGCAGCTGGAACCTCAGTCGAACTTGGCGATGTTTTCTTTGCCTAGTTTTACAAATTTACAGTGGCAATCGTCTCCTCTTCCCGAACGAGGATTAAAGCTATCCGACCCGATTTTTGACCCGAACCAAGTGGTCCAGTATCCAAATCAATCTCAATCTCAACTGAATACCTTAATCCGGCATCGTCGCTATGCTCAGGCGATCGCCCTACTTGAACAACAGTCATCAAACGGACAGTACAACTTTCAAACCCATTACACGTTGGCCTGTCTCCATGCTCACCTCGGCCAATATCCTCCAGCAGCGCACCATTGTTACCAGGCTCTCGAACTCAACCATATGAGTGAGCCACCTTGTTATCTGCTTGCCCAAATTGCAATGATTCAGGGTGAAAAGGATGAAGCAAAACGAATTTTGCTGCAAATTCTCTTCTTTAATACTGAAGCAGCTTTAGCCTATTACGATCTTGCCCAAATTTATTACCTTGAAAATGACGGCGAACATGCCCAATCCCTGGAACAAAAGGCATTTGCTTTGCTCCAAGATTTAGACTTAGATCAAGTCCTTGATCCTTTCCGACAGTACACGGTGCAGCAACTTTACGATGAGATTAATGTACGCCAAGCTCTTATCTCCTGA
- a CDS encoding ABC transporter ATP-binding protein produces MASSSRLRRLLTYLIPYKKEIYIGIISLLVVNGLGVYLPLILSNTIDSLRTETGLPILTRSVLLMFVLATVMWGIRMLSRVTIFGVGRQVEFDLKQRIFQHLLTLEPAYFAKQSSGDLINRATSDVDNVRRLLGFSVLSLANTVFAYVMTLPVMLWLHGRLSLMAIAVYPAMLITVQLFSGRLRDEQKNVQEELSELSQLIQEDMSGIALIKIYAQEANERQAFDFRNKKLLRANLGLARTRNLLFPLIEGISYISLLILLAFGTRAIAAEELTIGNFVALILLIERLVFPTALLGFAITTYQRGEVSIDRVEAILDNKPHIADNQQATTLEPKNVTGKIVANHLRFSYPEGDRPALDDLSFTINPGETIAIVGSIGAGKSTLANALPRLVDIEPGQLFLDGQDITNIRLEDLRKAIAYVPQESFLFSSKIRENIAYGLPGSPQPDIEDSAQQAQIHNEILNFPKQYETLVGERGITLSGGQRQRSSLARAFMIDAPVLILDDALSSVDNRTATEILDYLSDSPDTKTVIFITHQLSAAAKGDRIFVMDHGKITQVGVHEELVAQEGLYKKLWEQNQLAEILG; encoded by the coding sequence ATGGCTTCTTCTTCCCGGCTTCGGAGGCTACTGACCTATCTGATCCCTTATAAAAAAGAGATCTATATTGGCATCATTTCTCTACTGGTTGTGAATGGCCTTGGGGTATATCTACCGCTCATCTTGAGTAACACGATTGATTCGTTGCGGACAGAAACCGGGTTGCCGATTCTCACACGCTCAGTACTGCTGATGTTTGTGTTGGCCACGGTGATGTGGGGCATTCGGATGTTGTCACGGGTCACCATTTTTGGGGTGGGTCGTCAGGTGGAATTTGATCTGAAGCAGCGGATCTTCCAGCATTTATTAACGTTAGAGCCTGCTTATTTCGCGAAGCAATCTTCGGGAGATCTGATTAACCGTGCTACTAGTGACGTTGATAATGTGCGTCGGCTTTTGGGTTTCTCGGTATTGAGTTTAGCGAATACTGTCTTTGCCTATGTGATGACTTTGCCGGTGATGCTTTGGCTCCATGGTCGGTTGAGTTTGATGGCGATCGCCGTGTATCCGGCCATGTTGATTACAGTGCAACTTTTTAGTGGTCGTCTGCGCGATGAGCAAAAGAATGTGCAGGAAGAGTTGTCGGAGCTGAGTCAGCTCATCCAAGAGGATATGAGTGGCATTGCCCTGATTAAAATCTATGCTCAGGAAGCGAATGAACGCCAAGCTTTTGATTTCCGCAACAAAAAATTACTCCGTGCCAACCTTGGTTTAGCTCGCACGCGAAATCTGCTTTTCCCGCTGATCGAAGGGATTTCTTATATTAGTCTGCTCATTTTGTTGGCGTTTGGGACAAGGGCGATCGCCGCAGAAGAGTTAACCATTGGTAATTTTGTCGCGCTTATTTTGTTAATCGAACGATTGGTTTTCCCCACGGCTCTACTGGGATTTGCGATTACCACCTACCAACGGGGTGAGGTCAGTATTGATCGTGTGGAAGCGATTCTCGACAATAAACCTCATATTGCCGATAATCAGCAAGCCACAACGCTTGAGCCGAAAAACGTGACAGGGAAAATTGTTGCTAATCACCTCCGCTTTTCTTATCCGGAAGGCGATCGCCCTGCCCTTGATGATTTGAGCTTTACGATTAATCCTGGTGAAACCATTGCGATTGTTGGGTCTATTGGTGCTGGTAAATCAACCCTTGCCAATGCTCTACCCCGTTTAGTTGATATCGAACCTGGTCAGCTTTTCCTGGATGGGCAGGACATTACGAATATTCGTCTCGAAGATCTTCGCAAGGCGATCGCCTATGTTCCTCAGGAGAGCTTTTTGTTTAGCTCGAAAATTCGGGAAAATATCGCCTATGGTTTACCCGGCAGTCCTCAACCCGACATCGAAGATTCTGCCCAGCAAGCCCAAATCCATAACGAGATTCTCAACTTCCCCAAGCAATATGAAACTCTTGTGGGAGAACGAGGCATTACGCTTTCCGGTGGTCAGCGGCAACGGAGTTCTCTCGCTCGTGCTTTTATGATTGATGCGCCAGTTTTGATTCTTGATGATGCTCTCTCCAGCGTCGATAATCGCACAGCCACCGAAATTCTCGATTATTTGTCTGATTCTCCCGACACTAAAACGGTCATCTTTATCACCCACCAACTCTCTGCCGCAGCAAAGGGCGATCGCATTTTTGTGATGGATCACGGCAAGATTACTCAAGTCGGTGTCCATGAAGAATTGGTTGCTCAGGAGGGTTTATACAAAAAACTTTGGGAGCAGAACCAACTCGCTGAAATTTTGGGCTAA
- a CDS encoding DUF732 domain-containing protein, with product MFKAILQASLRLKVVTLFALIAPLGLGLVGCGEVEVEEEVNNATEQVETSTSEAPPAAEEEEIEEDVASDAATEQFTFVVTNQTEDDLIAIQASEDEEVWGDFDLGGQAIAPGESLTLAWDESTNDSSCEWLLQGVFTDGSVVGPKWFDFCEEVELVFYSEGEDEAAGGGSAADFLSTEAAFVETIDDSGIQLLAAEVSDPEKVAIAREFCTSMDMGNSVDDFFETVASDEPFLSMSDEELELVGGYLGLLITAAADSYCAEYGDIVANWMDS from the coding sequence ATGTTTAAAGCAATTTTGCAAGCCTCTCTCCGTTTGAAAGTGGTGACCCTTTTCGCCTTGATCGCTCCCCTCGGGTTGGGTCTCGTAGGTTGCGGTGAAGTGGAAGTAGAAGAAGAGGTGAACAATGCCACAGAGCAAGTCGAAACTTCCACCTCGGAAGCTCCACCTGCCGCAGAAGAGGAAGAGATAGAAGAGGATGTCGCCTCTGATGCTGCAACGGAACAGTTTACTTTTGTGGTTACCAATCAGACTGAAGATGATTTAATCGCGATTCAAGCTTCTGAAGATGAGGAGGTTTGGGGGGATTTTGATCTCGGTGGGCAGGCGATCGCCCCGGGTGAGTCTCTGACTTTAGCTTGGGATGAAAGCACTAATGATAGTTCCTGTGAATGGTTGCTACAGGGTGTGTTTACGGATGGCAGTGTTGTGGGCCCCAAGTGGTTCGATTTCTGTGAGGAAGTTGAGCTGGTCTTCTACTCGGAAGGTGAAGATGAAGCTGCTGGTGGTGGTAGTGCAGCGGATTTCCTGAGTACAGAAGCGGCTTTTGTTGAAACTATTGACGATTCAGGTATTCAATTACTTGCCGCCGAAGTTTCTGACCCTGAAAAGGTGGCGATCGCCCGTGAGTTTTGCACATCAATGGATATGGGGAATTCCGTCGATGACTTTTTTGAAACTGTGGCCTCAGATGAACCGTTTTTGTCGATGTCTGATGAAGAGCTAGAGCTGGTTGGTGGCTATCTTGGTCTATTGATCACCGCAGCGGCAGATTCCTATTGTGCTGAGTATGGCGATATCGTTGCAAACTGGATGGATTCTTAA